A genomic region of Cannabis sativa cultivar Pink pepper isolate KNU-18-1 chromosome 1, ASM2916894v1, whole genome shotgun sequence contains the following coding sequences:
- the LOC115707417 gene encoding G-type lectin S-receptor-like serine/threonine-protein kinase RKS1 isoform X2, with translation MNYAKIFLKSVFTVLLLHYCSASDSITVDQPIKDDGTVLVSNGGTFALGFFSPGKSSSRYLGIWFNFSNATIVWVANRDSPINDTTGVLSIDEAQRNLVLNDGQNVLHWSTNISSSSTNKISAQILDSGNLILLQEDNKKVIWQSFDHPTHALLSGLKLGLNLKTGLNRFITSWKSKDDPGTGNCSLRMVPNGSPQLILYKDRTKWWRAGHWNGLQWSGIPALSALPRSSFFNISFVNDQDEITVMWSVLDPSIFTYITVDGSGSILQFAWQQQQHRWVQIYNAPVDTCDNYAKCGPYGKCDLYNTSGFDCGCLPGYDPVLPQDWALRDNAGGCGKKQGALSMCGNGEGFVKLASVKVPDAATAVVEQSLSLNECREKCLRNCSCMAYGLADVRNGGSGCMTWDGPLMDMKQFLEGGQDLFVRVDAIELAKYSKSDALSPKWILSIVGLSVTAAVLLIASVLYCLKQRKRKDVVLGQPSTMLNDISGSLMRFENSPSKTSREKTDVLFFDFSTVAAATDNFSPVNMLGYGGFGSVYKGVLADGQELAVKRLSQFSGQGVEEFKNEVLLIAKLQHRNLVRLLGCCIHKEEKMLMYEYMSNKSLDLVLFDKNKKSLLDWRKRSHVIIGIARGLLYLHHDSRLKIIHRDLKASNVLLDTTMNPKISDFGMARMFGDDQIEANTTKVVGTYGYMSPEYAMEGLYSIKSDVFSFGVLTLEIITGKKNSHFNEVSSLNLVGQIWDLWIEGKVLEIIDESLAEPYPSEQVLRCIQIGLLCVQELAVDRPTMLEVVFMLGHETPLQSPKRPAFIFKNTGSDTSTSKGVSVNDITVTVLEAR, from the exons ATGAACTATGCCAAAATTTTCCTGAAATCAGTGTTCACAGTCCTTCTTCTCCATTATTGTTCTGCTTCAGATTCGATAACCGTTGACCAGCCCATCAAAGACGACGGCACAGTTTTAGTCTCCAACGGAGGTACTTTCGCTTTGGGGTTCTTTAGTCCTGGAAAATCTAGTTCTCGATACCTGGGAATTTGGTTTAACTTTTCAAACGCAACCATTGTTTGGGTAGCGAACAGGGACAGCCCAATAAACGACACGACAGGAGTTCTTTCCATTGATGAAGCTCAACGAAATCTTGTTTTAAACGACGGTCAAAATGTTCTTCACTGGTCAACAAATATTTCCAGCTCCTCCACTAACAAGATTTCAGCCCAAATCCTGGACTCGGGTAACTTAATTTTGCTTCAAGAAGACAACAAGAAGGTCATTTGGCAAAGCTTCGATCACCCAACTCATGCTCTGCTTTCGGGTTTGAAATTAGGCCTAAATTTAAAAACAGGTCTAAACCGGTTCATCACGTCATGGAAATCCAAAGACGACCCGGGAACCGGAAATTGCTCATTGAGAATGGTGCCGAATGGTTCGCCGCAGCTTATACTGTACAAAGACCGGACCAAATGGTGGCGAGCAGGACATTGGAACGGCCTCCAGTGGAGTGGCATACCAGCTTTGAGCGCTCTCCCACGGAGTAGCTTCTTCAACATTTCATTCGTCAACGATCAGGATGAAATCACAGTGATGTGGAGCGTACTGGACCCTTCGATCTTCACCTACATCACCGTGGATGGCTCAGGATCCATTCTACAATTCGCTTGGCAACAGCAGCAGCACAGATGGGTCCAAATTTACAACGCCCCTGTCGACACCTGCGATAACTACGCCAAGTGCGGTCCGTACGGGAAGTGCGACTTGTACAACACTAGCGGGTTCGACTGCGGGTGTCTACCGGGATACGACCCCGTCTTGCCACAAGACTGGGCGTTGAGGGACAACGCCGGCGGCTGCGGCAAGAAGCAGGGAGCCTTGTCCATGTGCGGAAACGGTGAAGGGTTTGTGAAATTGGCAAGTGTTAAAGTTCCGGATGCGGCCACTGCGGTCGTTGAGCAAAGCTTGAGCTTGAATGAGTGTCGAGAGAAGTGTCTTAGGAACTGTTCGTGCATGGCGTACGGGCTTGCTGACGTGAGGAATGGGGGCAGTGGCTGCATGACATGGGATGGGCCTTTAATGGATATGAAACAGTTCTTGGAAGGGGGTCAAGATTTGTTCGTTCGTGTGGATGCAATTGAATTAG CTAAATATTCCAAGTCAGACGCGCTGTCCCCGAAATGGATTTTGTCTATTGTTGGATTGTCAGTCACTGCTGCTGTACTACTCATTGCCTCTGTTTTGTACTGTTTAAAGCAAAGGAAGAGAAAAG ATGTTGTTCTTGGACAGCCATCGACAATGCTGAATGATATTTCAGGTAGCTTAATGAGATTTGAAAATTCTCCAAGCAAAACTAGTAGAGAGAAAACAGATGTgcttttcttcgatttttccaCAGTGGCTGCTGCCACAGACAATTTTTCTCCTGTTAACATGCTTGGATATGGGGGATTTGGCTCTGTTTACAAG gGGGTTCTAGCTGACGGGCAAGAACTGGCTGTAAAAAGATTATCACAATTTTCAGGGCAAGGTGTAGAAGAGTTTAAGAATGAAGTTTTGCTGATAGCCAAACTTCAGCACAGAAATCTTGTAAGGCTTCTAGGTTGCTGTATTCACAAAGAAGAGAAGATGTTGATGTATGAATACATGTCAAACAAAAGCTTGGACTTGGTATTGTTTG ataaaaacaaaaaatcattGTTGGATTGGAGAAAACGTTCTCATGTTATCATAGGAATTGCTCGAGGCCTTTTATATCTACATCATGATTCAAGACTCAAAATCATCCATAGAGACTTGAAAGCAAGCAATGTTCTACTTGATACTACAATGAACCCCAAAATTTCAGATTTTGGTATGGCTAGGATGTTTGGAGATGATCAAATAGAAGCAAATACTACTAAAGTGGTTGGAACATA TGGTTATATGTCACCAGAGTATGCAATGGAAGGCCTGTACTCAATAAAATCTGATGTCTTCAGTTTTGGGGTTCTGACATTAGAGATCATTACTGGCAAGAAGAACAGCCATTTCAATGAAGTTTCCTCCCTTAATTTGGTTGGCCAA ATATGGGACTTATGGATAGAAGGAAAAGTTTTGGAGATTATTGACGAATCATTGGCTGAGCCATATCCAAGTGAGCAAGTCTTGAGATGCATCCAAATCGGGCTGTTATGCGTTCAGGAGCTTGCTGTAGATCGACCAACCATGTTAGAGGTTGTGTTCATGCTGGGACATGAGACCCCTCTTCAATCTCCTAAAAGACCtgcatttattttcaaaaatacaggTAGCGATACCTCAACATCGAAAGGAGTTTCTGTAAATGACATAACTGTTACAGTGTTAGAAGCTCGCTAA
- the LOC133034579 gene encoding uncharacterized protein LOC133034579 translates to MLCPFCNINAETVYHILVQCSVAHSCWNRSSVHLNAVSEVVFEDWFWHLFEVNLTSNVEEALMICWAIWNARNDLLWNQKSSAAATIVLSARSNLNQWKCAQQRRMEPLTHVAHGVEDERWTKPDINTIKVNVDGAIFQASNSHGFGFIARDCDGIMIEARTSITLGSASPEVAEVIGIKEVLSWLKTKTWPSVIVETDCLVAVQAIHSSVCLPSYFGFLVSDCKNLLDELSNVSLIFVKRTANKAAHFLARSSCYSSVRIFDVTNSPSELTNIVMADSI, encoded by the coding sequence ATGCTCTGCCCTTTCTGCAATATTAATGCAGAAACTGTTTATCACATTCTCGTGCAATGCTCTGTTGCACACTCTTGCTGGAATCGTTCAAGTGTGCACTTGAATGCTGTCTCCGAAGTGGTTTTTGAGGACTGGTTTTGGCATCTTTTTGAAGTAAACTTGACATCTAATGTGGAGGAAGCTTTAATGATTTGTTGGGCGATTTGGAATGCCCGAAATGATTTGCTATGGAACCAAAAAAGTTCGGCTGCTGCTACAATTGTTCTTTCAGCACGTTCTAACCTTAATCAATGGAAATGCGCTCAACAAAGGCGAATGGAACCTCTAACTCATGTTGCTCATGGAGTAGAGGATGAGCGTTGGACTAAACCGGATATTAACACGATTAAGGTAAATGTTGATGGAGCAATTTTTCAAGCTTCGAATTCTCATGGTTTTGGCTTCATAGCTAGAGATTGTGATGGTATCATGATTGAAGCCCGTACTTCTATTACTCTCGGAAGTGCCTCCCCTGAAGTGGCTGAAGTTATTGGTATCAAAGAAGTTTTGAGTTGGCTCAAGACTAAGACTTGGCCTTCGGTGATTGTTGAGACGGATTGCCTTGTTGCTGTTCAAGCAATACATAGCTCGGTGTGCCTCCCTTCTTACTTCGGATTTCTGGTTTCGGATTGTAAGAATTTGCTTGATGAATTATCTAATGTCTCTTTGATTTTTGTTAAACGCACTGCTAATAAGGCCGCGCATTTCCTTGCTCGGAGCTCTTGTTACTCGTCAGTACGTATCTTTGATGTAACCAACTCACCTTCTGAGTTGACGAACATTGTAATGGCTGAttctatttaa
- the LOC115707417 gene encoding G-type lectin S-receptor-like serine/threonine-protein kinase RKS1 isoform X1 yields the protein MNYAKIFLKSVFTVLLLHYCSASDSITVDQPIKDDGTVLVSNGGTFALGFFSPGKSSSRYLGIWFNFSNATIVWVANRDSPINDTTGVLSIDEAQRNLVLNDGQNVLHWSTNISSSSTNKISAQILDSGNLILLQEDNKKVIWQSFDHPTHALLSGLKLGLNLKTGLNRFITSWKSKDDPGTGNCSLRMVPNGSPQLILYKDRTKWWRAGHWNGLQWSGIPALSALPRSSFFNISFVNDQDEITVMWSVLDPSIFTYITVDGSGSILQFAWQQQQHRWVQIYNAPVDTCDNYAKCGPYGKCDLYNTSGFDCGCLPGYDPVLPQDWALRDNAGGCGKKQGALSMCGNGEGFVKLASVKVPDAATAVVEQSLSLNECREKCLRNCSCMAYGLADVRNGGSGCMTWDGPLMDMKQFLEGGQDLFVRVDAIELAKYSKSDALSPKWILSIVGLSVTAAVLLIASVLYCLKQRKRKADVVLGQPSTMLNDISGSLMRFENSPSKTSREKTDVLFFDFSTVAAATDNFSPVNMLGYGGFGSVYKGVLADGQELAVKRLSQFSGQGVEEFKNEVLLIAKLQHRNLVRLLGCCIHKEEKMLMYEYMSNKSLDLVLFDKNKKSLLDWRKRSHVIIGIARGLLYLHHDSRLKIIHRDLKASNVLLDTTMNPKISDFGMARMFGDDQIEANTTKVVGTYGYMSPEYAMEGLYSIKSDVFSFGVLTLEIITGKKNSHFNEVSSLNLVGQIWDLWIEGKVLEIIDESLAEPYPSEQVLRCIQIGLLCVQELAVDRPTMLEVVFMLGHETPLQSPKRPAFIFKNTGSDTSTSKGVSVNDITVTVLEAR from the exons ATGAACTATGCCAAAATTTTCCTGAAATCAGTGTTCACAGTCCTTCTTCTCCATTATTGTTCTGCTTCAGATTCGATAACCGTTGACCAGCCCATCAAAGACGACGGCACAGTTTTAGTCTCCAACGGAGGTACTTTCGCTTTGGGGTTCTTTAGTCCTGGAAAATCTAGTTCTCGATACCTGGGAATTTGGTTTAACTTTTCAAACGCAACCATTGTTTGGGTAGCGAACAGGGACAGCCCAATAAACGACACGACAGGAGTTCTTTCCATTGATGAAGCTCAACGAAATCTTGTTTTAAACGACGGTCAAAATGTTCTTCACTGGTCAACAAATATTTCCAGCTCCTCCACTAACAAGATTTCAGCCCAAATCCTGGACTCGGGTAACTTAATTTTGCTTCAAGAAGACAACAAGAAGGTCATTTGGCAAAGCTTCGATCACCCAACTCATGCTCTGCTTTCGGGTTTGAAATTAGGCCTAAATTTAAAAACAGGTCTAAACCGGTTCATCACGTCATGGAAATCCAAAGACGACCCGGGAACCGGAAATTGCTCATTGAGAATGGTGCCGAATGGTTCGCCGCAGCTTATACTGTACAAAGACCGGACCAAATGGTGGCGAGCAGGACATTGGAACGGCCTCCAGTGGAGTGGCATACCAGCTTTGAGCGCTCTCCCACGGAGTAGCTTCTTCAACATTTCATTCGTCAACGATCAGGATGAAATCACAGTGATGTGGAGCGTACTGGACCCTTCGATCTTCACCTACATCACCGTGGATGGCTCAGGATCCATTCTACAATTCGCTTGGCAACAGCAGCAGCACAGATGGGTCCAAATTTACAACGCCCCTGTCGACACCTGCGATAACTACGCCAAGTGCGGTCCGTACGGGAAGTGCGACTTGTACAACACTAGCGGGTTCGACTGCGGGTGTCTACCGGGATACGACCCCGTCTTGCCACAAGACTGGGCGTTGAGGGACAACGCCGGCGGCTGCGGCAAGAAGCAGGGAGCCTTGTCCATGTGCGGAAACGGTGAAGGGTTTGTGAAATTGGCAAGTGTTAAAGTTCCGGATGCGGCCACTGCGGTCGTTGAGCAAAGCTTGAGCTTGAATGAGTGTCGAGAGAAGTGTCTTAGGAACTGTTCGTGCATGGCGTACGGGCTTGCTGACGTGAGGAATGGGGGCAGTGGCTGCATGACATGGGATGGGCCTTTAATGGATATGAAACAGTTCTTGGAAGGGGGTCAAGATTTGTTCGTTCGTGTGGATGCAATTGAATTAG CTAAATATTCCAAGTCAGACGCGCTGTCCCCGAAATGGATTTTGTCTATTGTTGGATTGTCAGTCACTGCTGCTGTACTACTCATTGCCTCTGTTTTGTACTGTTTAAAGCAAAGGAAGAGAAAAG CAGATGTTGTTCTTGGACAGCCATCGACAATGCTGAATGATATTTCAGGTAGCTTAATGAGATTTGAAAATTCTCCAAGCAAAACTAGTAGAGAGAAAACAGATGTgcttttcttcgatttttccaCAGTGGCTGCTGCCACAGACAATTTTTCTCCTGTTAACATGCTTGGATATGGGGGATTTGGCTCTGTTTACAAG gGGGTTCTAGCTGACGGGCAAGAACTGGCTGTAAAAAGATTATCACAATTTTCAGGGCAAGGTGTAGAAGAGTTTAAGAATGAAGTTTTGCTGATAGCCAAACTTCAGCACAGAAATCTTGTAAGGCTTCTAGGTTGCTGTATTCACAAAGAAGAGAAGATGTTGATGTATGAATACATGTCAAACAAAAGCTTGGACTTGGTATTGTTTG ataaaaacaaaaaatcattGTTGGATTGGAGAAAACGTTCTCATGTTATCATAGGAATTGCTCGAGGCCTTTTATATCTACATCATGATTCAAGACTCAAAATCATCCATAGAGACTTGAAAGCAAGCAATGTTCTACTTGATACTACAATGAACCCCAAAATTTCAGATTTTGGTATGGCTAGGATGTTTGGAGATGATCAAATAGAAGCAAATACTACTAAAGTGGTTGGAACATA TGGTTATATGTCACCAGAGTATGCAATGGAAGGCCTGTACTCAATAAAATCTGATGTCTTCAGTTTTGGGGTTCTGACATTAGAGATCATTACTGGCAAGAAGAACAGCCATTTCAATGAAGTTTCCTCCCTTAATTTGGTTGGCCAA ATATGGGACTTATGGATAGAAGGAAAAGTTTTGGAGATTATTGACGAATCATTGGCTGAGCCATATCCAAGTGAGCAAGTCTTGAGATGCATCCAAATCGGGCTGTTATGCGTTCAGGAGCTTGCTGTAGATCGACCAACCATGTTAGAGGTTGTGTTCATGCTGGGACATGAGACCCCTCTTCAATCTCCTAAAAGACCtgcatttattttcaaaaatacaggTAGCGATACCTCAACATCGAAAGGAGTTTCTGTAAATGACATAACTGTTACAGTGTTAGAAGCTCGCTAA